The DNA window TATTTTCGCGATCAACTGATGGATGCCTCCGAAGCGCTGAAACTGGCGGGCCTGGAACCGATTACCCTGGAATCCAAGGAGGGACTGTCCCTGATCTCGGGGACGGCCTCCCCCACCGCTCTGGCTTCCCTGGCTCTGTATGACATGCAAAAAGCGGCAAAAGCCGCTGATATCATCGGCGCCATGACCCTGGAAATATCCAGGGGGCAGCTACCCGCCTTCGATGAACGTGTCTCAAAAGTCCGGCCGCATCGCCATCAGGCAGAAACGGCCGCAAACGTGCGCAGGCTCCTCTCCGCCTCTGCGTTCAGCGCCTCCGCCCAGGGACATCACCTGCAGGATCCGCTGTCGCTGCGCGGCATCCCCCAGCTTCACGGGGCTGCTAAAAAAACGCTGGAGGATGCAAGAGTAACTTTAGAGGTTGAGCTTAACTCCTGCAACGACAATCCCTTTGTATGGCCCGATATCAGCGATCCCGATATTCTCTCCAGCTGTAACTGTGACGCTTCCTATGTAGGACTTGCCATGGATTCAAGCTGCATCGCCGCCACCATGCTCGCCAAGATGTCCGAGCGCAGAAATACCCACATGATAGACGGCAATATGTCCGGCTACCCCTGGTTTCTGGTAAAACAGCCGGGCCTCAACTGCGGAATGATGGTTCCCCAGTATTCCCAGGCGGCTATCCTGAACGATATGAAAATCCTGTCCGCCCCCGCCACCGTAGACAGTATCCCAACCTGCGGCAACCAGGAAGATTATGTATCCATGGGATATAATGCGGCAAAGAAAGCCGTCACCGTCGCCGGGAAACTGGAATCCGTTCTCGCCTATGAACTTTTATCGGTCTTTGCGGCTCATCAGTTTATGGAGGAAGGAGTGAAACCGGGAAAGGCGACCGAAGCTCTTCTGAAGGAGATGTCCCTGCA is part of the [Clostridium] symbiosum genome and encodes:
- a CDS encoding aromatic amino acid ammonia-lyase, coding for MNTANRIESVTLGDRITIEELVAIARFNATVEFSETYKDRVKSARELVEKWTREKRVMYGITTGLGILCDKLISPEETSLLQKNVIESSATSIGEPYTVEQSRAVMVAVLQNLGSGYSGVRLEVLEMYREFLNRGLTPWAPREGSVGYLCTEAHLARTLYGAGKMYFRDQLMDASEALKLAGLEPITLESKEGLSLISGTASPTALASLALYDMQKAAKAADIIGAMTLEISRGQLPAFDERVSKVRPHRHQAETAANVRRLLSASAFSASAQGHHLQDPLSLRGIPQLHGAAKKTLEDARVTLEVELNSCNDNPFVWPDISDPDILSSCNCDASYVGLAMDSSCIAATMLAKMSERRNTHMIDGNMSGYPWFLVKQPGLNCGMMVPQYSQAAILNDMKILSAPATVDSIPTCGNQEDYVSMGYNAAKKAVTVAGKLESVLAYELLSVFAAHQFMEEGVKPGKATEALLKEMSLHIPALDKDMFFHPYICYLKEFIHSGEILSIAEEAVGELL